One Candidatus Obscuribacterales bacterium genomic window carries:
- a CDS encoding pyroglutamyl-peptidase I, whose product MRCLITGFNAFGEFAVNPSEEVVGRLPDAVKVSKQWLEIERLILPCSGKKMWQKLDSAVGKTSKKEPLILIMTGLAADRDRLCLERFAVNIKDYRIPDNDGWQPQDTPIIAKAPAGLASDLPLTRLEKRLASQKIAVDISNYAGSYLCNEIYYKALSTWQKQPGSAAVLFVHIPQPKLYMKKHQPKWNREKTLTHFAQALVETVEFSHSWLSR is encoded by the coding sequence ATGCGATGCCTAATTACCGGATTTAATGCTTTCGGCGAATTTGCCGTCAACCCTAGCGAAGAAGTGGTCGGACGCCTGCCTGATGCGGTCAAAGTTTCTAAGCAATGGCTGGAAATTGAGCGGCTTATTTTGCCGTGCTCGGGCAAGAAGATGTGGCAGAAATTAGATTCAGCCGTCGGAAAGACATCCAAGAAAGAGCCATTGATTCTCATCATGACTGGTTTGGCAGCCGATAGAGACCGCCTCTGCCTTGAGCGTTTTGCGGTCAATATAAAGGACTATCGCATTCCAGATAATGACGGCTGGCAACCGCAAGATACGCCGATTATCGCCAAAGCACCTGCCGGACTTGCTTCCGACCTTCCGCTGACGCGTTTGGAAAAGCGTCTGGCGAGCCAGAAAATCGCAGTAGACATTTCCAATTACGCCGGCTCCTACTTATGTAATGAAATTTACTACAAGGCACTGTCTACTTGGCAAAAGCAGCCTGGTAGTGCAGCGGTTCTTTTCGTGCACATTCCGCAGCCGAAGCTCTATATGAAAAAGCATCAACCAAAGTGGAACAGAGAAAAGACTCTCACTCATTTTGCTCAGGCTCTGGTAGAAACAGTTGAGTTTTCTCATAGCTGGCTTAGCCGCTAG
- the glpK gene encoding glycerol kinase GlpK — protein MGKFILAIDQGTTSCRAIVFDKSGKSMGVGQREFTQHFPQPGWVEHNAEEIWDTQKACIGEAIKKAGIQPDEIACVGITNQRETTVVWDRKTGKPIFHAIVWQCRRTQEAAEKLKAADSELFRNKTGLVPDAYFSGLKIRWILDNVPGAAKLAEAGQLAFGTIDTWIIWNLTGGASHFTEPSNASRTMLYNIQTLDWDDELLGKIGVPRSMMPQVISSNGNFGTTKKELVGFEAPILSNLGDQQAALFGQGCFKPGMAKCTYGTGSFLLANIGSNFKLVQGLLTTVAWKLDGEPVTYAFEGANFIAGAAIQWLRDGLGIIKSSDEVESFTNLLHSNEGVYFVPALVGLGSPWWNSDVRGTIVGLTRGTTRAHFVRAAVEAMAYQVTDVALDIEQHGIKLSELRVDGGATRNKFLLHFQADLIHIPVIRSSQMESTAWGVAALAGIKAGLIANLDEVSSNWQHDLTAVPEHDRSADYAGWHKAILATFAQAANPKENKVPAATR, from the coding sequence ATGGGAAAATTTATTCTGGCGATTGATCAAGGCACCACAAGTTGCAGAGCTATTGTTTTCGACAAGAGCGGCAAATCAATGGGTGTTGGTCAGCGCGAATTTACGCAACATTTTCCGCAGCCTGGTTGGGTTGAGCACAATGCTGAAGAAATTTGGGACACGCAAAAGGCTTGCATCGGCGAGGCAATTAAAAAAGCCGGAATTCAGCCGGATGAAATTGCTTGTGTTGGTATCACTAACCAGCGCGAGACAACTGTTGTCTGGGATCGCAAAACAGGCAAACCAATCTTTCACGCTATTGTCTGGCAGTGCCGTCGCACACAAGAAGCCGCTGAGAAATTGAAGGCTGCTGATTCAGAATTATTCCGCAACAAAACAGGACTTGTTCCAGACGCATATTTTTCCGGTTTGAAAATTCGCTGGATTCTAGACAATGTTCCAGGTGCTGCAAAGCTTGCCGAAGCTGGTCAGCTTGCTTTCGGCACAATTGACACGTGGATAATTTGGAATTTGACTGGTGGCGCAAGCCACTTTACAGAGCCAAGCAATGCTTCGCGTACCATGCTCTACAACATTCAGACGCTTGATTGGGATGATGAATTGCTCGGGAAAATTGGCGTTCCGCGCTCGATGATGCCGCAGGTTATTTCATCCAATGGAAATTTCGGTACGACAAAAAAGGAACTAGTTGGATTTGAAGCACCGATTCTCTCCAACTTGGGCGACCAACAAGCAGCGCTATTTGGTCAAGGCTGCTTCAAGCCAGGCATGGCAAAGTGCACTTACGGTACAGGCAGTTTCTTGCTGGCTAACATCGGCAGCAATTTCAAACTTGTACAAGGACTGTTAACGACAGTCGCCTGGAAGCTAGACGGTGAGCCTGTTACATACGCCTTTGAAGGCGCCAACTTTATTGCCGGTGCTGCAATTCAGTGGTTGCGCGATGGATTGGGTATTATCAAATCCAGCGATGAAGTTGAGTCATTTACAAATTTATTGCACAGCAATGAAGGAGTCTACTTCGTACCGGCTTTAGTGGGACTTGGTTCACCCTGGTGGAATTCAGATGTACGCGGCACAATTGTCGGACTGACACGCGGTACTACTCGCGCGCATTTTGTGCGTGCAGCAGTGGAAGCAATGGCGTATCAAGTTACCGACGTTGCTTTAGATATTGAGCAGCACGGCATCAAGCTTTCCGAATTGCGCGTTGACGGTGGTGCTACACGCAATAAATTCCTCCTGCATTTCCAGGCAGACTTGATTCACATTCCGGTTATTCGCTCGTCTCAAATGGAGTCGACGGCATGGGGCGTGGCTGCTCTAGCCGGCATAAAAGCCGGGCTGATAGCCAATCTCGATGAAGTGTCATCCAACTGGCAGCACGATTTGACTGCGGTTCCAGAGCACGACAGAAGCGCTGATTATGCAGGCTGGCACAAGGCTATTCTTGCTACATTCGCCCAGGCAGCCAATCCTAAAGAGAATAAGGTCCCGGCAGCCACACGTTAA
- a CDS encoding four-helix bundle copper-binding protein — protein sequence MNRMFIIAVALFALMAGLMPAQVIAPASAMDHAQHQACIKECHTCGEVCKKAISYSKKKGGALANAKHINALEDCASACRISEDYMTRNSDLMKKTCALCEEVCRKCAESCDQFKDDAEMKACAEECRKCADSCKKMQES from the coding sequence ATGAATAGAATGTTCATTATTGCCGTGGCGTTGTTTGCACTTATGGCAGGATTGATGCCTGCTCAAGTAATTGCTCCAGCATCAGCCATGGATCATGCTCAACATCAAGCTTGCATTAAAGAGTGCCACACATGCGGAGAGGTGTGCAAAAAGGCAATTAGTTATAGCAAGAAAAAAGGTGGTGCGCTTGCAAATGCTAAGCACATCAATGCGCTTGAAGATTGCGCTTCTGCCTGCAGAATCAGCGAGGACTACATGACGAGGAATTCCGACCTCATGAAGAAGACCTGCGCCCTCTGCGAGGAAGTATGCCGCAAGTGTGCCGAATCATGCGACCAATTCAAAGACGACGCTGAAATGAAGGCATGCGCTGAGGAGTGCCGCAAATGCGCGGATTCTTGCAAGAAGATGCAGGAGAGCTAG